A DNA window from Desulfobacterales bacterium contains the following coding sequences:
- a CDS encoding transglycosylase SLT domain-containing protein, translating into MAATILKEPLEFCGEQVPLDNIDIRERLEKQLLLLAWDRPQVLLWLKRSHRYFPVIEKILRQNGMPDDLKYVAIVESGLRPHAGSSKGAVGFWQFIAATGRRYGLTISGKIDERRNIYTSTRAAVRYLRKLHQQFQSWSLAVAAYNMGEDRLRAAMRQQGVTDYYQCDLSRETEAHLPKLIAVKMIFSDPARFGFTLRPEDRYQPREVDRVIISNSREIPIRLIAEAAGSYYKEIKDLNPELRGDYLAAGRRMLAIPKGRAQRFHTSYRALLAQWLRENKRIVYVVKKGDSLSVIAQRFKVSLPRLLAWNDISKARFLYPGERLFIYQ; encoded by the coding sequence TTGGCTGCAACGATCCTGAAGGAACCCCTTGAGTTCTGCGGAGAACAGGTGCCCCTGGACAATATTGACATCCGGGAACGACTGGAGAAGCAGTTACTCCTCCTTGCCTGGGACCGGCCCCAGGTTTTGTTGTGGTTGAAGCGCAGCCACCGTTATTTCCCGGTAATTGAAAAGATCCTCCGGCAGAACGGAATGCCCGATGATCTCAAGTATGTGGCGATTGTTGAAAGCGGACTTCGACCCCATGCCGGATCGAGCAAGGGGGCGGTGGGTTTCTGGCAGTTTATCGCTGCCACCGGCCGTCGATACGGGTTGACGATTTCCGGGAAAATCGATGAACGGCGCAATATTTATACCTCCACCCGGGCCGCGGTCCGTTATCTGCGCAAACTTCACCAGCAGTTTCAATCCTGGAGCCTGGCGGTTGCCGCCTATAACATGGGCGAGGATCGTCTGCGGGCGGCCATGAGGCAACAGGGTGTTACTGATTACTATCAATGTGATCTGTCACGGGAAACAGAGGCCCATCTGCCCAAGCTTATTGCGGTGAAAATGATCTTTTCCGACCCGGCCCGGTTCGGGTTCACCCTCCGCCCCGAGGACCGGTATCAGCCCCGCGAGGTCGACCGGGTAATCATCTCCAATTCCAGGGAGATACCGATCCGGCTCATTGCCGAGGCGGCTGGCTCGTATTATAAGGAAATCAAGGACCTGAATCCGGAACTGCGCGGAGACTACCTGGCCGCCGGCCGCCGGATGCTGGCCATTCCCAAGGGCCGCGCCCAGCGGTTCCACACCAGCTATCGCGCTCTGCTCGCCCAGTGGCTGCGGGAAAACAAAAGGATTGTCTATGTTGTCAAAAAGGGCGACAGCCTGAGTGTCATTGCCCAGCGGTTCAAGGTGTCGCTGCCCAGGCTCCTGGCCTGGAACGATATCAGCAAGGCCAGGTTTCTCTATCCCGGTGAAAGGCTGTTTATCTATCAGTAA